A segment of the Prevotella sp. HUN102 genome:
CCGCATTTGCCGCGGCTTGGCTCAGTTGGCTCATAAGAAGCAGAATTTGCCGGCGAAGAAGCACGGTTGTATGCCAATGTAATCATCAATAGGAGAATAAAATGGACAAAAACAAATTTGCAGCTATTGCAATGGCACTCTTTGAGTACAGTGGCAATAATGTACACGATATCGAACCGGGCATCATTACCATCAAACCTAAGTGTACGATGTGGGATGCCAAGTTTGAGATTATGACCCAGAAACCATAAGATAAAAAATGAAAGAATTCAAATATACAATCGACGGTAAGGAATACAATGTCGAAATCGGCAGTATCAGCGAAGACTTCGTAGCTGACGTAAAGGTGAATGGCGAAGCATTCCAAGTTCAGATGGAGAAACCGGCAGAACCAGAGAAGAAAAAGGTTGAACTCGGCAAGCCTGTTGCAGAGGAAAGCGCAGCATCAGGCGCACCTGCAAACTTCAATGCTTCCAATGCCATCAAGGCTCCGCTTCCGGGCACTATCACTTCAATCGAGGTGGAAGTGGGTCAGGACGTGAAAGCCGGCGACACAGTTCTCGTGCTCGAAGCTATGAAGATGCAGAACAATATCGAGGCTGAAAAGGACGGAAAGGTAACCGGTATCATTGTAAAAGTAGGTCAGGCAGTTCTCGAAGACGAGCCAATGATCGTTATTGAATAAATAAGGAGATTGCTGAATTAAGGCAAACTCCGTAATTCACATCGAAGATAAAGATAAAAGCAGGTATCGCTTGATACCTGCTTTTATTTTAACCGAACTCCGGTGGAGCTAAGCGAAAACTTCTCTGACCAACAAAAAACAGGGAGCAATCGGTTGATTGCTCCCTGTTCTATAATTTAGCGTAAGCGTTGTTTACTTTACTTTGTTGTAACCGTACTTAGCTGTGCAGCAAAGTTCCTCTTCGATGCGGATCAACTGGTTGTACTTAGCCATACGGTCTGTACGAGACATAGAACCAGTCTTAATCTGACCAGAGTTTGTAGCAACAGCGATGTCGGCGATTGTTGTATCTTCTGTTTCGCCTGAACGGTGAGAAGTTACTGATGTGTAGCCTGCACGGTGAGCCATTTCGATAGCTTCGAGCGTCTCTGTGAGCGAACCAATCTGATTAACCTTGATAAGGATAGAGTTGGCAGCACCCATCTTGATACCCTTTTCGAGGAACTTAACGTTGGTAACGAACAAGTCATCGCCTACCAACTGGCAACGGTCGCCAATCTTGGCTGTGAGCTTAGCCCAGTTTTCCCAGTCGTTTTCATCCAAGCCATCCTCGATAGAGTCGATA
Coding sequences within it:
- a CDS encoding biotin/lipoyl-containing protein codes for the protein MKEFKYTIDGKEYNVEIGSISEDFVADVKVNGEAFQVQMEKPAEPEKKKVELGKPVAEESAASGAPANFNASNAIKAPLPGTITSIEVEVGQDVKAGDTVLVLEAMKMQNNIEAEKDGKVTGIIVKVGQAVLEDEPMIVIE